CGCCGGCTGCAGGAGTACGAACGTTTCAAGCAGGCCGCCGAGGACATCGACGCCCTGCCCCGCCAGGACCGCGATACCAGCCTGGCACACGCCTTCATGCCCGAACGCGCCACGGTGAAGCTGCCGCCGCCGGTGGACCTGAAGGAAATGCTGCTGGCCCTGCACGACGTGCTCAAGCGCGCCGAGCTGTTCAGCGGCCACGCCATCAAGCGTGAGGCGCTGAGCGTGCGGCAACGCATGGGCGAAGTGCTGGGACGCCTGGAAGACGGCAAGTTCTATCGTTTTGAAGGGTTGTTCACCGCCGAAGAAGGCAAGCTGGGCGTGCTGGTCACGTTCCTGGCCGTGCTGGAACTGGCCAAGGAACAGCTGCTGGACATCGTCCAGGAAGAACCGCTGGCGCCGATCTACGTAAAGTCGCTGGCCGCCGGCAATACCAACGCCCCGCTGCAGTTCAGCAGCGAGTTCGACGACAACGACGACGCCGCCAATGCAAACGAGTGAGCGCTGACTGCCGATGGATCAATCGCTGATCAACCGCATTGTCGAGGGTGCCCTGCTGGCTTCCAGCCAGCCGCTCACCCTGGCCCAGCTGAAGGACCTGTTCCCGGAAGAGGAACCGGCACCGCCGGGCAGCATCGAACGTGCGCTGGAACGCCTGCGCGAGGCCTGCCAAGACCGCGGCGTGGAACTGGTCGAGGTTGCCTCCGGCTTCCGCTACCA
This portion of the Stenotrophomonas sp. WZN-1 genome encodes:
- a CDS encoding ScpA family protein: MTSELALDANPPTRPPAPQQQEMPLAVVHGQPVLQIPQDLYIPPDALEVILDAFEGPLDLLLYLIRRQNLDVLDIPVAEITRQYVEYITVMRELRFELAAEYLVMAAILAEVKSRMLLPRPVSEEGDEADPRAELVRRLQEYERFKQAAEDIDALPRQDRDTSLAHAFMPERATVKLPPPVDLKEMLLALHDVLKRAELFSGHAIKREALSVRQRMGEVLGRLEDGKFYRFEGLFTAEEGKLGVLVTFLAVLELAKEQLLDIVQEEPLAPIYVKSLAAGNTNAPLQFSSEFDDNDDAANANE